One genomic region from Haloterrigena gelatinilytica encodes:
- a CDS encoding dihydrolipoyl dehydrogenase: MEEYDFLVVGSGSGLDVANAAAGRGQSVAVVEKGRLGGTCLNRGCIPSKQLLYRAEVLETVERAEEFGIEATVDDVAFAEIVREVNEDVAGSSESIRRGLESSSDHDLYRAEGTFVDERTVELSGGDHDGERLTAETVLVAAGTRPGVPPIDGIEDADYLTSREALRLEEPPEHLVIVGGGYIAAELGHFFGAFGSDVSVIGRRPHLLPDADAAVATEFTERLADRYDVHTGYEATAVSESDGEVTVDARPYPAAGSESEAEAGSEPESTPYPAPESGEGAAEPISVTGDELLVATGRVPNTDTLNVGAAGIETDELGFVETDEYLRTSADGVWALGDIVGEYLLKHNANHEARAVVRNLFGDDLEPVDYSAMPFAVFSSPEVAGVGATEAELQAADRDYAKRTYRYEDTARGSAMKAEGMVKPLISLEGEILGCHIVGPEASNLIEEVVVAMTSGSGTVRDIRESVHIHPALSEVVQRAFSGQFTRGGHDHGHGHGHGHDHRHDH; encoded by the coding sequence ATGGAGGAGTACGACTTCTTGGTCGTCGGTTCGGGATCGGGGCTCGACGTCGCGAACGCGGCCGCAGGGCGCGGTCAGTCGGTCGCCGTCGTCGAGAAGGGGCGGCTCGGCGGGACCTGTCTGAATCGCGGCTGTATTCCCTCGAAGCAGTTGTTGTACCGCGCGGAGGTCCTCGAGACGGTCGAACGCGCCGAAGAGTTCGGGATCGAGGCGACGGTCGACGACGTCGCGTTCGCCGAGATCGTCCGCGAGGTCAACGAGGACGTCGCCGGAAGCTCGGAGTCGATCCGTCGGGGGCTCGAGTCCTCCTCGGATCACGACCTCTACCGGGCGGAAGGGACGTTCGTCGACGAGCGAACCGTCGAACTCTCTGGCGGGGATCACGACGGCGAGCGCCTGACCGCCGAAACGGTTCTCGTCGCGGCCGGCACCCGACCCGGCGTCCCGCCGATCGACGGAATCGAGGACGCCGACTACCTGACGAGCCGGGAGGCGCTCCGACTCGAGGAGCCGCCGGAACACCTCGTCATCGTCGGCGGCGGCTACATCGCGGCGGAGTTGGGCCACTTCTTCGGAGCGTTCGGCAGCGACGTCTCGGTTATCGGGCGGCGCCCGCACCTGCTGCCGGACGCGGACGCGGCGGTCGCCACCGAGTTCACGGAGCGACTCGCCGATCGGTACGACGTGCACACGGGCTACGAAGCGACGGCGGTCTCGGAGTCCGACGGCGAGGTGACCGTCGACGCGCGACCGTATCCGGCGGCCGGCTCCGAATCGGAGGCGGAAGCGGGATCGGAACCGGAATCGACGCCGTACCCGGCTCCCGAGAGCGGCGAGGGGGCGGCCGAACCGATCTCCGTCACCGGCGACGAACTGCTCGTCGCCACCGGGCGCGTTCCGAACACCGATACGCTGAACGTCGGCGCGGCCGGGATCGAGACCGACGAGCTGGGGTTCGTCGAGACGGACGAGTACCTGCGGACGAGCGCCGACGGGGTCTGGGCGCTGGGTGACATCGTCGGCGAGTACCTGCTCAAGCACAACGCCAACCACGAGGCCCGCGCCGTCGTTCGCAACCTCTTCGGCGACGACCTCGAGCCGGTCGACTACTCGGCGATGCCCTTCGCCGTCTTCTCCTCGCCGGAGGTCGCCGGCGTCGGCGCCACGGAGGCGGAACTGCAGGCCGCCGACCGCGACTACGCCAAGCGCACGTACCGGTACGAGGACACCGCTCGCGGCTCGGCGATGAAGGCCGAGGGAATGGTCAAGCCGCTCATCTCCCTCGAGGGAGAGATCCTCGGCTGTCACATCGTCGGCCCGGAGGCCTCCAATCTGATCGAGGAGGTCGTCGTCGCGATGACGTCCGGCTCGGGAACGGTTCGAGACATCCGCGAGTCGGTTCACATCCACCCCGCGCTCTCGGAGGTCGTCCAGCGGGCCTTCTCGGGGCAGTTCACCCGCGGCGGGCACGATCACGGCCACGGCCACGGACACGGCCACGATCATCGGCACGACCACTAA